Proteins encoded by one window of Nocardia goodfellowii:
- a CDS encoding TetR/AcrR family transcriptional regulator: MRTRLLDATIDCLVEFGYAGTTTPRVAERAGVTRGAQVHHFGSKNDLVVAAISHLAQRRTEAAMQEIGRIKAGPDPIATVLDFLWELHQGPLFIAAMELWVAGRTDPVLAAAAGKVEPFVNNAVLMALAHYVPDEVTRRDARDFVYTAMDALRGILVSSFIDSDPNRAHRRWQRASVHLREAAKVSLPGIRLAD, translated from the coding sequence ATGCGCACGCGGCTGCTCGACGCCACCATCGACTGTCTGGTCGAGTTCGGTTACGCCGGAACGACAACGCCGCGTGTCGCCGAGCGCGCGGGTGTCACGCGCGGGGCGCAGGTGCACCACTTCGGATCGAAGAACGACCTGGTCGTGGCCGCGATCAGTCATCTCGCCCAGCGCCGCACCGAGGCCGCGATGCAGGAGATCGGCCGGATCAAGGCCGGCCCGGATCCCATCGCCACCGTGCTGGATTTCCTGTGGGAACTGCACCAGGGTCCGCTGTTCATCGCGGCCATGGAACTCTGGGTGGCGGGCCGCACCGACCCGGTGCTCGCCGCCGCGGCGGGCAAGGTCGAGCCGTTCGTCAACAACGCCGTGCTGATGGCGCTGGCCCACTACGTGCCGGACGAGGTGACCCGCAGGGACGCCCGCGATTTCGTCTACACCGCGATGGACGCGCTGCGCGGCATACTCGTCTCCAGTTTCATCGACTCCGATCCCAATCGCGCGCACCGGCGCTGGCAACGCGCTTCGGTGCACCTGCGAGAGGCGGCGAAGGTGTCGCTGCCGGGCATCCGCCTAGCCGACTGA
- a CDS encoding MFS transporter, with amino-acid sequence MLALALGGFGIGTTEFVSMGLLPNIAAAMDISEPTAGHAVSAYALGVVVGAPLIAALCARMARKRLLVLLMVAFTLGNAATVFAPTFDTLLAARFVSGLPHGAYFGVASLAAASLAPAGQRAKAVAAVMLGLSAANVVGVPGATWLGQHFGWRDAYLVVTVIGLATIAALLAFVPELTGFKTTSPLTELGALRRPQVLLTLLVGAVGFGGMFAVYTYIATTLTDVAGLRAALVPVILMLFGLGMIAGNIVGGVLADRGVDRSVFLVLIAMAVILAGFVAAAHNPITAGIGAFLIGASGAALAPGLQTRLMDVAADAQTLAAALNHAALNMANAAGAWLGGLVIAAGLGYTAPAMVGAGLAVAGVLLFALTVWIARRSPSYQ; translated from the coding sequence ATGCTGGCCTTGGCGCTCGGCGGGTTCGGTATCGGCACCACCGAATTCGTGTCGATGGGCTTGCTGCCGAACATCGCCGCCGCCATGGATATCTCCGAGCCGACCGCCGGCCACGCGGTCTCGGCCTACGCGCTCGGTGTGGTGGTCGGCGCACCGCTGATCGCCGCGTTGTGCGCGCGAATGGCCCGCAAGCGATTGCTCGTGCTGCTGATGGTGGCGTTCACGCTGGGCAATGCCGCCACCGTGTTCGCGCCGACCTTCGACACTCTGCTCGCCGCCCGATTCGTCTCCGGTCTGCCACACGGCGCCTACTTCGGCGTGGCCTCGCTGGCCGCGGCGAGCCTCGCTCCGGCCGGCCAGCGCGCCAAGGCGGTTGCCGCGGTTATGCTCGGGTTGAGCGCCGCCAACGTTGTCGGCGTTCCCGGCGCGACCTGGCTCGGCCAGCATTTCGGCTGGCGTGACGCCTACCTGGTGGTCACCGTCATCGGCTTGGCGACCATCGCCGCACTTCTCGCCTTCGTCCCGGAACTCACCGGCTTCAAGACGACCAGCCCGCTCACCGAACTCGGTGCGCTCCGCCGTCCGCAGGTGCTGTTGACACTGCTGGTGGGTGCGGTCGGCTTCGGCGGCATGTTCGCCGTGTACACCTACATCGCCACCACGCTGACCGATGTGGCCGGATTACGCGCGGCCCTGGTCCCGGTCATCTTGATGCTGTTCGGTCTGGGCATGATCGCCGGCAATATCGTCGGTGGCGTGCTGGCCGACCGGGGTGTGGATCGCTCGGTGTTCCTGGTGCTGATCGCCATGGCGGTGATCCTCGCCGGTTTCGTCGCCGCCGCGCACAATCCGATCACCGCGGGCATCGGCGCGTTCCTGATCGGCGCCTCCGGTGCCGCGCTGGCTCCCGGTCTGCAAACGCGACTGATGGACGTCGCGGCCGACGCCCAAACGCTCGCCGCCGCGCTGAACCACGCCGCACTCAACATGGCCAACGCCGCGGGCGCGTGGCTCGGCGGATTGGTCATCGCCGCCGGGCTGGGCTACACCGCCCCGGCCATGGTGGGCGCGGGCTTGGCTGTCGCGGGCGTGCTGCTGTTCGCGCTCACGGTGTGGATCGCGCGGCGTTCACCGAGCTATCAGTGA
- a CDS encoding tRNA (cytidine(34)-2'-O)-methyltransferase — MFRVMFHEPAIPGNTGNAIRMVAGTGCELHLIEPLGFDLSEAKLRRAGLDYHDLASVTVHENLASAWEALRPERVFAFTTQAATRYTEVDYQVGDVLLFGTEPTGLPDEVLDDPHLTAHLRIPMLPGRRSMNLSNAAAVATYEAWRQLGFPGGL; from the coding sequence GTGTTCCGAGTGATGTTTCATGAGCCCGCGATTCCGGGGAACACCGGCAACGCGATCCGCATGGTCGCGGGGACCGGGTGTGAACTGCATTTGATCGAACCGCTCGGATTCGATTTGTCCGAGGCGAAGCTGCGCCGGGCCGGGCTGGACTACCACGATCTGGCTTCGGTGACGGTGCACGAGAACCTCGCCTCGGCGTGGGAGGCGCTGCGCCCGGAGCGGGTTTTCGCGTTCACGACCCAGGCTGCCACGCGGTACACCGAGGTCGACTATCAGGTGGGTGACGTGCTGCTGTTCGGCACCGAACCGACCGGGCTGCCGGACGAGGTGCTCGACGATCCGCACCTCACCGCACATCTGCGCATCCCGATGCTGCCGGGGCGCCGGTCGATGAATCTGTCGAACGCGGCGGCGGTCGCGACCTACGAGGCGTGGCGGCAACTGGGCTTTCCCGGTGGCCTCTAG